The Strix uralensis isolate ZFMK-TIS-50842 chromosome 13, bStrUra1, whole genome shotgun sequence genome window below encodes:
- the YIPF6 gene encoding protein YIPF6 has protein sequence MTSARASTSPQRPKMAAVEGSGGAGGALFAGLADVSISEDIPVEGEITVPVGSRSPDEDFSTLDEPVRDTIMRDLKAVGKKFVHVMYPKKSSALLRDWDLWGPLVLCVSLALMLQGGSADSKDDGGPQFAEVFVIIWFGAVVITLNSKLLGGTISFFQSLCVLGYCVLPLTVAMLVCRLVLLAGSGTVSFVIRLIVVVAMFGWSTLASTAFLADSQPPNRKALVVYPIFLFYFVISWMILTFTPQ, from the exons ATGACGTCAGCGCGGGCCTCCACGTCGCCCCAACGGCCAAAGATGGCGGCGGtggaggggagcggcggcgccgggggggcCTTG TTTGCAGGTCTCGCGGATGTGTCAATATCTGAAGATATTCCAGTGGAAGGGGAGATTACGGTTCCTGTTGGGTCTCGCTCTCCTGATGAAGACTTCTCCACACTGGACGAGCCTGTTAGGGACACTATT ATGAGAGATCTGAAGGCCGTTGGGAAGAAATTTGTCCATGTCATGTATCCGAAGAAGAGTAGTGCACTCCTCAGAGACT GGGATCTTTGGGGCCCTTTGGTGCTTTGTGTCTCGCTTGCACT GATGCTTCAGGGTGGATCAGCAGATAGTAAAGACGATGGAGGGCCCCAGTTTGCTGAGGTCTTTGTTATCATCTGGTTTGGTGCCGTTGTCATCACGCTAAACTCAAAGCTTCTCGGAGGGACTAT ATCCTTTTTCCAGAGCCTGTGTGTTCTGGGTTACTGTGTGCTGCCCCTGACCGTGGCCATGCTGGTGTgcaggctggtgctgctggcggGTTCTGGCACCGTCAGCTTCGTTATACGTCTGATTGTGGTAGTCGCCATGTTCGGCTGGTCCACGTTAG CATCTACAGCTTTCCTGGCGGACAGTCAGCCTCCGAACCGCAAAGCCCTTGTCGTGTACCCCATCTTCCTCTTCTACTTTGTTATCAGCTGGATGATTCTCACCTTCACGCCCCAGTGA